One Bacteriovorax sp. Seq25_V DNA window includes the following coding sequences:
- the miaB gene encoding tRNA (N6-isopentenyl adenosine(37)-C2)-methylthiotransferase MiaB: MSETTPTGLGISKLDMKKEVFIDSTTGESIIKLGDLTFPPRKVWIKTFGCQMNYHDTERILSHLKNLNFTHTEELEESDLVLFNTCAVRELANNKFYSQLGEMKHLKKKKGGDLVVGVGGCVAQTEGKDLVKKYSHLNFAFGPDTIDSIADMVFRTYAGDDKFAVNTWDRSSDFSIETKITHGSPQAFVNIIKGCDKYCTYCIVPYTRGRERSRKLDEIVQDVRRLVQYQGVQEVMLLGQNVNSFGKENGERISDLIMALDEIEGLELLRYTTSHPYDVSDDLIEVHGKAKKLSKHLHLPVQSGSDTVLQRMNREYTKEHYLGLLEKLRAAQPEIVISTDIITGFVNETDEEHEETMDLLRRAKFDFIYSYAYSQRNKTRAAKMDDFLTNEIRKQRLHQVQALQLEIQAEERKKMVGQEYVVLVEGFGHMKGEKKWKGRSNCNRIIHFKAPDDEVNLKWNWVKLKVTEATALSCQGELLEVQGRRPTSSKIQ; this comes from the coding sequence ATGAGTGAAACGACACCAACTGGTCTAGGGATTAGTAAATTAGACATGAAAAAAGAGGTTTTTATTGATTCAACTACTGGAGAATCAATAATTAAGCTTGGCGATTTAACGTTTCCTCCACGAAAAGTCTGGATCAAGACCTTTGGTTGCCAGATGAATTACCATGATACAGAGAGAATTCTATCTCACTTGAAGAATTTGAACTTTACTCATACTGAAGAATTAGAAGAATCAGATTTAGTTTTATTTAACACATGCGCGGTAAGGGAACTTGCTAATAATAAATTCTACTCACAACTTGGTGAGATGAAGCACCTTAAGAAGAAAAAAGGTGGGGATCTTGTTGTTGGAGTTGGTGGATGTGTCGCCCAAACGGAAGGTAAGGATCTTGTAAAAAAATACTCTCACCTTAACTTTGCCTTCGGCCCAGATACAATTGACTCGATCGCTGATATGGTTTTTAGAACATATGCAGGGGATGATAAGTTTGCAGTTAATACTTGGGATCGCAGTAGTGACTTTTCAATTGAGACTAAGATCACTCATGGTTCACCTCAGGCTTTCGTCAATATTATTAAAGGGTGCGATAAATATTGCACATACTGTATCGTTCCATATACTCGTGGAAGAGAGAGATCTCGTAAGCTTGATGAGATTGTTCAAGACGTAAGAAGGCTAGTTCAGTACCAAGGTGTTCAAGAAGTAATGTTACTTGGACAAAACGTAAACTCTTTTGGGAAAGAAAATGGGGAAAGAATCTCTGATTTAATTATGGCCCTTGATGAGATCGAGGGATTAGAGCTTCTAAGATATACAACTTCACATCCATATGACGTTTCGGATGATCTTATTGAAGTTCATGGGAAAGCAAAGAAATTATCAAAACACTTGCACCTGCCGGTTCAGTCGGGTTCAGATACTGTCCTTCAAAGAATGAATCGTGAATATACAAAAGAGCACTACTTAGGGCTTCTAGAAAAACTAAGAGCTGCTCAACCTGAAATCGTGATCTCTACAGATATCATCACAGGTTTTGTAAATGAAACAGATGAAGAGCATGAAGAGACAATGGATCTTCTAAGAAGAGCAAAATTTGATTTCATTTACTCGTATGCATACTCACAAAGAAATAAAACTCGTGCCGCTAAGATGGATGACTTCTTAACAAACGAGATTAGAAAGCAAAGACTTCACCAGGTTCAGGCCCTTCAACTTGAAATTCAAGCTGAAGAGAGGAAAAAAATGGTGGGACAAGAGTATGTGGTACTCGTTGAAGGCTTCGGTCATATGAAAGGTGAAAAGAAGTGGAAGGGACGTTCAAATTGTAATCGTATTATCCACTTTAAAGCTCCAGATGATGAAGTGAACTTAAAATGGAATTGGGTTAAGCTAAAAGTTACTGAAGCAACAGCTCTTTCATGTCAGGGTGAGCTCTTAGAAGTTCAAGGACGTCGACCGACTTCTTCTAAAATCCAATAA
- a CDS encoding aminopeptidase, translating into MSYLTEQGIGQFKILYDAKDNQEILKDPTIKQEHKDKILLIENYKSYFYEYWGRDSSKIYSETTILDRDAVTYLVIASPKDKVKAIEECFILAGCFPYLGFFKKSSAISYAKEMEQKGNETYMRKVLAYSTLGRFNDPILSTFFLYDKFELAETVFHELFHTILFIKDEVDLNENLANFFGKKMLEIYFSSEKDGKDSRKLKKYFEQEKAYRELSSFISDFGKQYESQLEKNWSDDGKKSFLDTKFIPGIKDKCVELKLQDHCWPLRVTWNNATFAAFKTYEKGQDQIAELLNSHDGSLKELFSYIEKKYQDYKETEKEISFEKYLLQ; encoded by the coding sequence GTGTCTTATCTGACAGAACAGGGAATAGGGCAGTTTAAAATCCTCTACGATGCTAAAGACAATCAAGAAATTCTTAAAGATCCTACTATCAAGCAAGAGCATAAAGATAAAATTCTCTTGATTGAGAATTACAAATCATATTTCTACGAGTATTGGGGGAGAGATTCTTCAAAAATTTATTCAGAAACAACAATTCTTGATAGAGATGCCGTCACATACTTAGTAATTGCATCGCCAAAGGATAAGGTCAAGGCCATCGAAGAGTGTTTTATACTCGCAGGTTGCTTCCCATACCTGGGTTTTTTTAAGAAATCCTCTGCTATTTCCTATGCAAAGGAGATGGAACAGAAGGGTAACGAGACCTATATGAGAAAGGTTTTAGCCTACTCAACTCTTGGACGATTCAACGACCCAATTCTTTCAACATTCTTTCTCTACGACAAATTTGAACTTGCTGAAACTGTTTTTCACGAGCTCTTTCATACTATCTTGTTTATCAAGGATGAAGTTGATCTTAATGAAAACTTGGCAAACTTTTTTGGCAAAAAGATGCTTGAGATCTATTTTTCGAGTGAGAAAGATGGCAAGGATAGTCGAAAACTTAAAAAATATTTTGAACAAGAGAAAGCTTACCGGGAACTGTCATCGTTTATTTCTGATTTTGGAAAGCAATATGAGTCGCAACTTGAAAAAAATTGGAGTGACGATGGGAAAAAGTCCTTTCTTGATACTAAATTCATTCCTGGGATTAAGGATAAGTGTGTCGAGTTAAAGTTACAAGATCACTGTTGGCCGCTGAGAGTAACATGGAATAACGCAACTTTTGCTGCATTTAAAACTTATGAAAAAGGGCAAGATCAGATTGCTGAACTATTAAATTCCCACGATGGAAGCTTGAAGGAGCTTTTTAGTTATATCGAAAAGAAATACCAAGATTATAAAGAGACCGAAAAAGAAATAAGTTTTGAAAAATACCTCTTACAATAG
- a CDS encoding glutathione synthetase/glutathione synthetase, protein MKHIYFIDPLEKLNTKKDSTMLMGLTSKDIGHESYFLFEKDFFIQNTSEMIFDCYEFSGEIKEDFYVANLQLGEKKQVKLDGNCTLHMRIDPPYDSRYQRYLWMLNFLSEKGVNVANNPIGIMKHNEKLEAYKIEGGFESYVGASLSGAIKFVQALKTDGVEYLILKPLDLFQGIGVEKIHVDQLEERFPKKAKEYHGPVVIQAFEAKVAKGEIRSIFYKAKELGTILKVPKDGEFLANIAQGASFHQVELSSKLVQECETVCKNLMKDGVDLVAFDILGDKISEVNVTCPGLLVEVSHAVGENLAKKLF, encoded by the coding sequence ATGAAACATATCTACTTTATAGATCCCCTTGAGAAATTAAATACAAAAAAAGATTCAACCATGCTGATGGGTCTAACTTCAAAAGACATAGGACATGAAAGTTATTTTCTATTTGAGAAAGATTTCTTTATCCAAAATACAAGCGAAATGATTTTTGATTGCTATGAATTCTCTGGTGAGATTAAAGAAGATTTCTACGTTGCTAACCTTCAGTTAGGAGAAAAGAAACAAGTCAAGCTCGATGGAAATTGCACACTCCACATGAGAATTGACCCTCCATATGATTCACGCTACCAACGCTACCTTTGGATGTTGAATTTTTTAAGTGAGAAGGGTGTGAATGTTGCCAATAATCCAATTGGGATTATGAAGCATAACGAAAAACTTGAGGCCTACAAAATTGAAGGTGGTTTTGAAAGCTATGTCGGGGCCTCTCTATCTGGAGCAATAAAGTTCGTTCAAGCATTAAAAACAGATGGTGTTGAGTACTTGATTTTAAAACCACTTGATCTTTTTCAAGGTATTGGTGTCGAAAAAATCCATGTCGATCAACTAGAAGAGCGTTTTCCAAAAAAAGCAAAAGAATATCATGGACCAGTTGTTATTCAGGCCTTTGAGGCAAAAGTGGCAAAAGGTGAAATTAGATCAATCTTTTATAAGGCCAAAGAGCTTGGAACAATTTTAAAAGTTCCCAAGGATGGAGAGTTCCTTGCAAATATTGCACAGGGGGCAAGTTTTCATCAAGTGGAATTAAGCTCAAAACTAGTTCAAGAATGTGAGACTGTATGCAAAAATCTAATGAAGGATGGAGTTGATCTTGTTGCTTTTGATATTTTGGGTGACAAAATTTCTGAAGTAAATGTGACTTGCCCTGGATTATTAGTTGAAGTGTCCCATGCAGTTGGGGAGAACTTGGCAAAGAAGCTTTTTTAA